From Bradyrhizobium sp. sBnM-33:
CTGTCGCGCCAGGATCGGCCGCGCCTTGGCGAACTGCTCATCGCGCAGAATCTTCCGCGCGATGGTCTCGCCCTCGATGCGTTGCATGATGAAGCCGCGGCCGAGTTCGTCCTCGGGCTTGAGCACATGCATCACGCGCGGCGACGGCAGGCCGGCGTCATGGGCCAATTGCATAAGCGTCGCCTCGGCATCGAGGCCGGCGGCGCGCCCCGGCGAAGCGCCATAGCCCGGCGGCGCGCGGCGCAGGATGGCGCCGATATTGCCGCCGGGATGCACGATGTCGAAGGTCCAGGTCTCCTGGCTGGCGCCACCGGAGAGCTTGGCGGCGCCGGTCACGCCGGTTGCTCCCGGATACCAGGAGGCGACGCAGCGCCCAAGTTGGCTCTCGATCATTTGCCCTTAAACTTGGCGGGACGTTTTTCCAGGAACGCGGTGACGCCTTCCTTGAAATCTTCGGCCGCGCCGGCGATGCGTTGCGATTCGAATTCGAGGTTGAGCTGTTCCTCAAAGGAATTTTCCGGGCTGTCCCAGTAAAGCTTTCGGATCAGCGACAGCGCAATCGTCGGGCCATTGGCGAGTTCATGCGCGAGCTTCATCGCCTCTTCCATCAGAACTGCGTCGTCATAGACACGGTTGACGAGGCCCCATTCCAGCGCCTTCTCTGCCGGCAACCGGTCGCCCATCAGCGACAATTCGACCGAGCGCGCCTTGCCGATCATGCGCGGCAACAGCCAGGTTGAGCCGCAGTCCGGCACCAGGCCGATGCGTCGGAACGCCTGCAGGAAATAGGACGAGCGGGCGCAAAGGATCATGTCGCCCATCAGCGCAAAGCTCATGCCAGCGCCCGCAGCGGGACCGTTGACGGCCGTGACGATCGGACAATGCAGCCGGCGCAGCCGCCGCAGGAACGGATGAAAGCCGATCTCCAGCGATTGCCCGGCGTTGCTCTTGCCGGGCTTCTGGTTGTTGCGGCCCTGCAGATTGGCCCCGGTGCAGAACGCGCGTCCGGCGCCGGTCAGCACGACGCAACGCACCTCCTCCCGCTTCTCCTCGATCGCATCGAGCGCCTCGCCGAGCCCGCCCAGCATGTCCATCGAGACCGCGTTCATGACCTCCTGATGGTCGAGCTTGAGAACCGCGACCGGGCCATCGAAATCGAGCGTGACGTGCTTGAACTGCATTGTTTCCTCATGACTTGTGTTTACGCGCTATTTCGCTGCGCGGAAGATCGGACGGTGTCTCGCCCATATTTGATTTTCCTGACGGCGTTGTCCATGCTTGCAGCAGAACATCTGCCCGCCACTGGGCGCACGACCTATCGCGCCCCAAAGCGAATGGAAACATCCATGAGCATCTTTGATCTTACCGGCCTAACAGCCGTCATCACTGGCGGCAACGGCGGCATTGGTCTTGGCATCGCGCAGGCGCTGAACGCGCAAGGCTGCAACGTCTCGATCTGGGGCCGCAATGGCGAGAAGAACAAGAGCGCTGCCGCGACGATGTCGGCCGGGCCCGGCAAGGTGCATACGCAGGTCTGCGATGTCTCGCATACCGCCTCCGTCAAGGCCGCGATGCAGGCAACGCTCGACACGTTCGGCCGTGTTGACGGCTGTTTTGCCAATGCCGGCATCGGCGGCGGCGGACGCCGCGCCTTCATCGACCGCACCGAGGAGGAATGGCGACGCATGTTCGCGACCAATCTCGACGGGGTCTTCCACGTGTTTCAGGCCGCCGCCCGCCACATGACCGAACGTGCGGAAGCCGGCGACAAATTCGGCCGGCTGGTTGCGACCTCGAGCCTGGCGTCCTTGTTCGGCACCGCGCGCAACGAGCATTACGCCGGCACCAAGGCGGCGCTGAACGCGCTGTGCCGGGCGCTCGCGGTTGAGCTGGCGCGCTACGGCGTTACCGCAAACGCGATCCTGCCCGGCTGGATCAAGAGCGACATGACGTCGGGGCTGATGGCCAACGACAAGTTTGTCGGCAACGTGATGCCGCGCATTCCGGTGCGCCGCTTCGGCGAACCCGCGGATTTCGGCGGCATCGCGGTCTACATCATGAGCAAGGCATCATCGTATCATACGGCGGATTGCTTTGTAATCGATGGCGGATATACGGCGTTTTGAGGTTGGGCCGCATTGATGTAACGACTTCGTGGTTCGAGACGCGCGGCGTTGCCGAACTCCTCGCCATGAGGGTCTAAGATCTCATCCTGAGGAGGCGCGAAGCGCCGTCTCGAAGGATGCAGGTCCGCGCTCTCTCCACGTCATGTATGGACGGCTCCCTCTCGGCAAGGGCTTTTTGGTGCTTCGGCAATGGATCGGGGAGCGGTCATGTATACGGCCTCGAGAAGCGGCCATTGACCGCGGGCCCTGATGGAGATCGCGGATCGAATTCCAATCATTGCGGCGCGCTGTGACGCGCGATGACGTGTCGGAGTGTTTCGATCCTGGTTTCCTGACCATTTGCCATCACACCTTAATTGCCCTTCCGATAGGGGATGAGCGCGAGCGCGGCGGCTGTCGCCCTTCAACTAGGCAGCAGCCGGCGCGCTCGCGCGGTCTCGGTAAACTTCTCCTTTGCTCAGCATGGCCCAGAGGATGCGCGCGGCTTTAGCGGCGAACGCCACCATGGCGACCTTGTAAGGCCGCCGCGCCAAAAGATCGCGCAGCCACGGGTCGCTGACGCCGCGCCTCTTTTGCTGCCGCAGATGGGCGCTGGCTCCGCTGATCAGCAGCGCGCGCAACATACGATCTCCCTGTTTGGAGATACGCCCTGGGCGATGCTTGCCGCCAGTACCGTGGTCCTTGCCGGTGAGCCCGATCCAGGCGGCGAAGTCCCGACCGGAGCGAAACACCTTCGCATCGGGCACTTTGGCCAACACCGTACTGGCGATGATCGGGCCGACGCCTGGGACTTCCATCAGCCGGCGCGCGTCCCGATCGCATCTGGCAGCCTTCGCGATCTGCCGTTCAAGCACGCGTTCATCGGCATTGAGCGCCTGCCAGTGCTGCGCCAGCATCAACAGAGCACATCGCATCATCTCCGGAATCTCTTCGCTCGGCTCCTCAAGCTTGGCCATCAGCTCACACAGCCCCTGATGTCCTTGCGCGGCCACGATCCCGAGCTCGCTCAGCGCTGCCCGCAAGGCGTTTGCCACCATCGTCCGCTGGCGAACCAGCAAGGCACGTGTGCCATGAACCGCCAGCGTGGCCTGTTGCTCGACGCTCTTCACCGGAACAAAGCGCATCGTCGGCCGGCCCACTGCCTCGCAGACACCTTCCGCATCCCGGCCGTCGTTCTTGTTGCGCTTGACGTAGGGCTTCACATAGGCCGGCGGCATCAGTCGCACCTCATGGCCATAGCGCCTGATCACCCGGGCCCAATGATGTGCGCTCCCGCAAGCCTCCATGCCAACCAGGCACGGTGGCAACCCCGCAAACTACGGCAGCCCGCCTGAGCTGCCGCCTCAGCACAACCCTTCCCGATGCATCAATCCCGTGAACCTGAAACACGTTCTTAGCCAGATCCAACCCAATCGTGCTAATCTTCGTCATGGACGGTCCCCTTGTCTGGTTCGACTCAGCATCGCCAGTCTGGCACATCGATGCCGTTCGGGGGCCGTCCACCCCATCATTGCGAGCCAACGGGTCGCGCGAATGCGCGCCCGATGACAGGCTCCGCGAAGCAATCCATCTTTCCGTGTACGAGGTGACAATGGATTGCTTCGCTGCGCTCGCAATGACGGGGATATGGCTTCGCGATCTCGCGACGCGCTTGCGAGCGCGGCAAACCGGTCGGCGGAGCTGTAGGGTGGGCAAAGCGATAGCGTGCCCACCATCAAGTACCGTGCTCGATGATAGATGGCGGGCACGGCGCTATCGCGCCTTTGCCCACCCTGCGGACTTGACCTCAGTTATCCCCACGGGCCGCGCGAGGCCGAGGTTCGGCCCCACGGACTGCGGCGCGGATAGTTGCCGCGGGCGTTGACGGAAAGCGTTCCACCGTGTGCGCCCATCTGCGCCGCGAGCTGCTGCAACGCGGCGATGCGGTTCTCGGTCGAGGGGTGCGTCGTGAACAGATTGTCCATGCCCTGACCCGACAACGGGTTGATGATGAACATGTGCGCCGTCGCCGGATTGCGCTCGGCTTCGACATTCGGCACGACATGCGCGGCGTTGGCGATCTTGGCCAGCGCGGACGCGAGCCACAGCGGCTGGCCGCAGATGCGGGCGCCGAGATCGTCAGCGGCGTATTCGCGCGTCCGGCTGATCGCCATCTGCACCAGCATGGCGCCAAGCGGGGCCAGGATCATCATGGCGATCGAGCCGATGATACCCGGGCCTTGGTCGCGGTTGCCGCCAAAGAACATACCGAACTGCGCCAGCATCGAGACCGCACCGGCAATGGTCGCGGTGATGGTCATCAGCAGCGTATCGTGATTCTTGATGTGCGCGAGCTCGTGCGCGATCACGCCCGCGAGTTCTTCGCGGCTGACCGACTGCACCAGACCCGTGGTGACCGCAACCGCCGCGTTCTGCGGATTGCGGCCGGTGGCGAACGCGTTGGGCTGCGGCTCGTCCATCAGGAACACGCGCGGCATCGGCAAACCGGCGCGGCCGGCGAGTTCAGCCACGAGATTGAAGAGGTCGGGCGCCGTGCGCTGGTCGACCTCATGGGCGCCGTACATCGACAGCACCATGCGGTCCGAATTCCAGTAGGCGAACAGGTTGGTCGCAGCCGCGATCACGAGCGCGATCGTGGCACCGCTGGCGCCGCCGATCAGATAGCCGACGCCCATGAAGAGGCCGGTGAGACCGGCCAGCAGAATGGCAGTCTTCAGATAGCTCATTGTCGTCTCCCTGCTACCGTGGCCGAAGCCCACGGCCGTCTACGGCCGCGGCCGAAGCCCGCGGCTGTATCCAAGAGGTAGGAACTCCCCCGCCAGCGCTTCAAGACGTCGGGGTGCGTCGAGGCGCCGCGTTTGGAAACCAATTTCCGGCACCGGATTACCGACGCGTAATCTGCCAGTTCAGGCCGCCTCGCAGACCTCCCGCCGGTTGCCACCCGCCTGCTTGTACAACGCCAACGGCGCCGTCTACATTACCTGTCAACGAGCAGCGCGCGGGGGTGTTCCGTCCCGAGAGGGTAAAGCGCAAAGCAAAGGCGTCTGTTCGTCGGAAAAACTGGGAGGAATTTTAAGAATGTTTTCGCATGTGATGATCGGCACCAACGACCTCGACAAGGCCAAGGCGTTCTATGACGCATTGCTCGGCACGCTTGGTGTGCGGCCGGCGCGGGTCGACGGCCACCGCATTTTCTACATCACCAAGACCGGAATATTCTCGGTGACCAAGCCGATCAACGGCCAGCCCGCGACCCCGGCCAATGGCGGCACGATCGGCTTTGCGGCGGACTCGCCCGAACAGGCCGACGCATGGCACGCGGCCGGCATCGCCAATGGCGGAACGACTTGCGAAAATCCGCCGGGCATCCGCGAAGGCAGCACTGGCAAACTCTACCTCGCTTACTTGCGCGATCTCGACGGCAACAAGATCTGCGCGATGCACCGGATGCCGGCGTAAACGAAGATTGCAGGGTGGGTTTAGCCGAAGGCGTAACCCACCCTGCGCAGCACGGGTTGCGGCACAATCGAAGGAACGTCCGGCCATGAAGCGATCTGTCATGTCATTGGCGGCGTCCGCCGCGCTATTCGCAACTATCACGCTGCCCGCCCATGCCGAGCTCGATGTCGCCACCCTGCAGAAGGTGATCGAAGCCTCGCTCGCAAGCGACTATCCGAAGCTCGACGCGCTCTACAAGGAAATCCATGCCCATCCTGAGCTTGCGTTTCAGGAGGTAAAAACCGCCGCGAGGCTCGCCGCGGAAATGCGCGCGCTCGGCTTCGAGGTCACCGAGAAGGTCGGCAAGACCGGGCTGGTCGCCATTTACCGAAACGGCGACGGCCCCACCATCATGGTGCGCACCGAGCTCGATGCGCTGCCGATGGAGAAGACCGGCCTCGACTATGCGAGCCGCGACAAGGCCAACTGGAACGGGCGGGAGGTATTCGTCGCCCATAGCTGCGGCCACGACATCCATATGGCGAGCTGGGTCGGGACGGCGAAGACGCTGCTTGGCCTGAAAGAGCATTGGCGCGGCACGCTGATGTTCATCGCCCAACCGGCGGAAGAAATCGTGGCGGGCGCCAAGGCCATGTTGGCGGATGGCCTGTTTACGCGCTTTGCCAAGCCCGATATCGCCCTCGCCCTGCATGCCGGTCCGTTCTCTCATGGCACGGGCTTCTATCGCACAGGAGTAGGCTCGTCCGCCGCCGACGGCCTCGATATAACATTCCACGGCCGCGGCGGTCACGGTTCGGCGCCGCACACGACCGTCGATCCCGTTGCGATTGCGGCGCGGTTCATCGTCGACGTACAAACTGTGATCAGCCGCGAGAAGGATCCAACTGAATTCGGCGTCGTGACCATCGGCGCCATTCACGGCGGCACCGCTCCAAATATCATCCCGGACTCGGTGCGGCTCTCCGGCACCATTCGCTCCTACAAGCCCGAAGTTCGCGCCAAACTACATGCCGGGATCGAACGAACGGCAAAGGCGGCCGCGGCGATGTCGGACGCTCCCGCTCCCGACATCAAGATCGTCGAGGGTACCAAGCCCGTCATGAACGATCCGGATGTGGTCGCGGCCACCGCAGACGTGCTGAAGGCGGCATTCGGCGATAAGTTCAAGATTTCACCGCCGGGGACCGCCAGCGAGGACTTCTCCGAATTCGCCGGCGCGGGCGTACCGTCGATGATGTTCAACATCGGCGTCTATGACCAGGAACGTATCGTCGCGGCACGCAACGGCACCGGCCCGCCGATGCCGTCAAATCATTCGCCGCTGTTCGCGCCGGTGCCGAGGCCGACCATCGAAACCGGCGTCACCGCGATGACGCTCGCCGTGCTGAGCGCGTTCGATCGGCACGCCAGGCGCAAATGAACTCTAGGATGGGGTAGAGCCAACGGGTCCACCGTTGACCGGCCTCGTTGGCTCCACCCATCCTGCGCGCTTGCCATGAGGCGGAAAATCGTCGCCAACCTGCCCGCGCTTGTGCAAGCCCTCTCCTCCCGTCTACATTGCCGGCCAACGAGCCGAGCGCGCGCCCGCAGATGAATGGTCTGCGCAATGGGAGGAATAATCCATGAAACACGCCTACATCCCGCGAACGACGACCTACAATCTCAACCCGGGTGAAGAACTCAACGATTTGCGCATGTCGGACGAGGTTCGTCCGCTGTACGAGCACGTCAAAAAATTCATCCGCGAGACCGTCGATCCGATGTCGGTCGAGTTCATGCGGCTCGGCGAGGGCAAGAAGGACCGCTGGAGCTTTACGCCGGAGCAGCTCGCGGTACTGCAGAAGGCCAAGGACAAGGCCAAGGAAGAAGGCCTATGGAATTTCTTTTTGCCTGATGCCGAGACCGGCGAAGGCCTGAAGAATCTCGATTACGCCTATATTGCGGTTGAGCTGGCGAAGAATCCGCTGGCGTCGGAGACCATGAACTGCTCGGCGCCCGATACCGGCAACATGGAGGTGCTGGAGCGCGTCGGCACCAAGGAGCAGAAGGAGAAGTGGCTGAAGCCGCTGCTGGCCGGCGAAATCCGCTCGGCTTACGCGATGACCGAGCCCAATGTTGCGTCGTCGGACGCCAAGAATATTTCGACGACGGCAAAACTCGTCTGCGACGAATGGGTGATCAACGGCGAAAAATATTACATCTCCGGCGCCGGCGATCCGCGCTGCAAAATCATGATCGTGATGGTGAAGACCAATCCCGATGCGCCGCCGAGCAAGCAGCAGTCGCAGATCCTGGTGCCGATCGACACCCCCGGTGTCGAGATTTTGGGCCCGATGCATGTGTTCGGCCACGACCACGCGCCGCGCGGCCACATGCATCTGCGCTTCAACAATTGCCGGGTGCCGAAGGAGAACATCCTGCTCGGCGAAGGCCGCGGCTTTGAAATCTCGCAAGTTCGCTTGGGACCAGGCCGCATTCATCACTGCATGCGCACCATCGGCAAGGCAGAAAAGGCGCTCGACCTGATGGTGTCGCGCGGGCTCACCCGCGAAGCCTTCGGCAAGAAGATCGCCCATCTTGGCGGAAACCTGCAGATCATCGCGCAGGCGCGCTGCGAGATCGAGGCGATGCGGCTGATGGTGCTGAAAGCCGCGAAAGCGATGGACGTGCTCGGCAACAAGGAGGCGCGGATCTGGGTCAGCATGGTCAAGGCCATGGTGCCGGAGCGGACCTGCAAGATTATCGACCAGGCGATCCAGATGCATGGCGCGACCGGCATTTCGCAGTGGAGCCCGCTCGGCGAGATGTACCAGGACGTCCGCCACCTCCGCTTCGCCGACGGTCCGGACGAGGTGCACTGGATGGTGGTCGGAAGGCATGAACTGAGCATGCCGTAGTCTCTTCCCCTTCTCCCCGCCTGCGGGGAGAAGGTCGGGATGAGGGGCTCTCACCGCGCATCCGATTCGCGGATACTCCCCTCACCCGCCGCGCTGCGCGCGTCGGCCTCTCCCCGCAAGCGGGGCGAGGCAAGGACCTCCGCCGGAGTAGACAACCCATGCAATACGACCCTAGCGACTTAAAACCCCGCGAGCGCTACAAGGTGCTCACCTCCTTCGTGCTGCCGCGGCCGATCGCCTGGGTGACGACGATCGGTCCGACCGGCGTGGTCAACGCGGCGCCGTTCAGCTTCTTCAACGTGTTCTGCGAGGATCCGCCGCTCTGCATGTTTGCCGCCAATCTGCGGCCCGACGGCCGCGTCAAGGATACTGTGATCAACATCCGGCGGACTAACGAGTTCGTGGTCAACTTGACCGACGAGCCGCTCGCTTGGGCGATGCACGAAAGCAGCGGCGACTTTCCCCCTGACATCGGCGAGCCGGACTATCTCGATCTCAAGCTGGCGCCCTCGACCAAAATCGCCGTACCGCGGCTCGCGGATGCGCCGTTTGCAATGGAATGCAAGACCTGGAAGGAGATCGACGTCAACGGCGATCGCCTCCTGGTGATGGGCGAAGGTATCCACTTCCACATCCGTGACGAATTATGGGACCACGCCGCGATGCGCGTGCACATGGAGCGCTATCACCCGATCGGCCGCATGTTCGCGGACCGTTATTGCCGTACGGACGATCGCGTGGTGTTTCCGCCGGCGGAAGGGGCGAAGACAGCGGTCTAGAAGTAGGATGGGTGGAGCGAAGCGATACCCATCAATACCGTTCGCGATGCCGATGGGTATCGCTTCGCTCCACCCATCCTACGGACTATGACATCGGCCGGTGCGCGCGCAGGAAAGAGCGGATCTGGCGCACCGCGAGCGGCACTCGCTCTTTCGGCTCCTTCCACGGAAACAGGCTGACTTCCGCATTCGGCGCCAGCAACGCGCTTTCCATCGCGACTGCGTAAGGATGGGCCGGGATATCGTCGGGCAGGATCAGCACCGGCGTCTGACATTGGCGGACAAAATCGCGCGTCACGGTGAAGACGAAATCGGGATCGGTGCGATACATCCGGGTCAGGAATTTTTCCGTCTGCTCCATCGTGATGTCGGGCCGACGTTTTGTCAGTTCCGGCGCCCAGCCGGTCATGTTGTTATTGTAAAACAGGTCGCGCATTTCGGGACGCGAGCCTGACGGCATCGCCAGTACGGCGGCGGCGACGCGATCCGGCGCGCGCTTGATCAGATTCCAGATCAAGGGGCCACCGATGCAAAAACCCAGCACCATGAATTTTTCAAAACCGAGGTGATCCATCAGCGCAAGCTGATCGTCGGTGTGGGAATCCCAGGGGCGCTCGATCTCGAGCGGGCCGGTGGATTGGCCGGGCGGCGCGTTGCGCAGGTCATAGGCGATGCAGCGGTATTCGTTGCCGAACTCCTTGATGGCATTGAAGGGCGGATAGTCGCCGGTGATGCCGGAGATATTCGAATTCAATCCGCCGCCGGCGATCAGGAGCAGCGGGAAGCCGGAGCCGGCTTCCTCGTAGTGGATCCGGACTGGGCCTTTTTCGAAGAAGCTCATGGCGGTTTCCTCCTGCCCCATGTTGTTGCGCGTATGCGGCGACGGACTTTTTGGGCTGCTATGTAGAGTCCCCGTGGGGCGCCCCCACCCCGGCCCTCCCCCGCAAGCGGGAGAGGGAGACGAGCGCGCCGCTTGGTGAGAGCTTAGTCGACAAGCCGGATGCGGCCAACCACGATGGCCCGTTGCTTGATCGGTCGGTTCAACAAGCGCCGGTGCGCCCCCTCTCCCGCTTGCGGGGGAGGGTTGGGGTGGGGGTATCTCCGCGCATTCGATCGCGGAGAGGCCCCCGCCCTCGCCTCACCCCTTCGCGGGCTCGCCGATCTTGTCCTGCGTCTTGGTATCGAAATCGCTCGCATCGTGCCGCTCGTGCAACTGGCTTGCCGGATCGCCGGAGATGCGGTTGACCATGCGCCCACGTTTCACCGCCGGACGCTTGGCGATCGCGTCGGTCCAGCGCTGCACATTTTTGTATTCGTGTACCGAGAGGAATTCGCCGGCGCCGTAGACCAGGCCCTTGGCCAGCGCGCCGTACCATGGCCAGGTCGCCATGTCGGCGATGGTGTATTCGCTGCCTGCGAGAAATTCGTTATCGGCCAAACGACGGTCGAGCACATCGAGCTGGCGCTTCACTTCCATGGCGTAGCGGTCGATAGCGTATTCGATCTTGGTCGGCGCATAAGCGTAAAAATGGCCAAAGCCGCCGCCGAGAAACGGCGCGCTGCCCATCTGCCAGAACAGCCACGACAGGCATTCGGCCCGCGCCGGCCCACTCGCCGGCAGGAAGGCGTCGAACTTTTCGGCGAGATGCATCAGGATCGCGCCAGACTCAAAAACCCGGATCGGCGTCGGCCCGCTGCGGTCCATCAGCGCGGGGATCTTCGAGTTCGGATTAACAGCGACAAAGCCGCTGCCGAACTGGTCGCCGTCGATCTTGATCAGCCAGGCGTCGTACTCCGCACCGCTGTGGCCAGCCGCAAGCAACTCCTCGAACATCACGGTGACCTTGACGCCGTTGGGAGTAGCCAGCGAGTAGAGCTGGAACGGATGGCGGCCGACCGGCAGCTCCGCCTCATGCGTAGGGCCTGCGATCGGGCGATTGATGGCGGCGAACCGGCCGCCGCTTGCCTTGTTCCAGGTCCAGACCTTTGGCGGGACGTATTCGGCGGGGTCGGTGGTGGGGGCGTCGGTCATTTATTTCTCCAGTGCCGTAGGGTGGGCAAAGGCGCGCTTGCGCCGTGCCCACCATTTGATGTTCGTGTTGGATATGGTGGGCACGCTGCGCTTTGCCCAGCCTACAGCCCGCAACTTTCGTCATTGCGAGGAGCGAAGCGACGAAGCAATCCATCTTTATTTTACGTGGAGAGATGGATTGCTTCGCTTGCGCTCGCAATGACGGTCACGACGCCGCCACCTTCCGCGGCGCCGCAGCCCGCTCCATCACGAATCCCTGATACCCTTTCGCAG
This genomic window contains:
- a CDS encoding acyl-CoA dehydrogenase family protein, translated to MKHAYIPRTTTYNLNPGEELNDLRMSDEVRPLYEHVKKFIRETVDPMSVEFMRLGEGKKDRWSFTPEQLAVLQKAKDKAKEEGLWNFFLPDAETGEGLKNLDYAYIAVELAKNPLASETMNCSAPDTGNMEVLERVGTKEQKEKWLKPLLAGEIRSAYAMTEPNVASSDAKNISTTAKLVCDEWVINGEKYYISGAGDPRCKIMIVMVKTNPDAPPSKQQSQILVPIDTPGVEILGPMHVFGHDHAPRGHMHLRFNNCRVPKENILLGEGRGFEISQVRLGPGRIHHCMRTIGKAEKALDLMVSRGLTREAFGKKIAHLGGNLQIIAQARCEIEAMRLMVLKAAKAMDVLGNKEARIWVSMVKAMVPERTCKIIDQAIQMHGATGISQWSPLGEMYQDVRHLRFADGPDEVHWMVVGRHELSMP
- a CDS encoding alpha/beta fold hydrolase, which gives rise to MSFFEKGPVRIHYEEAGSGFPLLLIAGGGLNSNISGITGDYPPFNAIKEFGNEYRCIAYDLRNAPPGQSTGPLEIERPWDSHTDDQLALMDHLGFEKFMVLGFCIGGPLIWNLIKRAPDRVAAAVLAMPSGSRPEMRDLFYNNNMTGWAPELTKRRPDITMEQTEKFLTRMYRTDPDFVFTVTRDFVRQCQTPVLILPDDIPAHPYAVAMESALLAPNAEVSLFPWKEPKERVPLAVRQIRSFLRAHRPMS
- a CDS encoding amidohydrolase, whose product is MKRSVMSLAASAALFATITLPAHAELDVATLQKVIEASLASDYPKLDALYKEIHAHPELAFQEVKTAARLAAEMRALGFEVTEKVGKTGLVAIYRNGDGPTIMVRTELDALPMEKTGLDYASRDKANWNGREVFVAHSCGHDIHMASWVGTAKTLLGLKEHWRGTLMFIAQPAEEIVAGAKAMLADGLFTRFAKPDIALALHAGPFSHGTGFYRTGVGSSAADGLDITFHGRGGHGSAPHTTVDPVAIAARFIVDVQTVISREKDPTEFGVVTIGAIHGGTAPNIIPDSVRLSGTIRSYKPEVRAKLHAGIERTAKAAAAMSDAPAPDIKIVEGTKPVMNDPDVVAATADVLKAAFGDKFKISPPGTASEDFSEFAGAGVPSMMFNIGVYDQERIVAARNGTGPPMPSNHSPLFAPVPRPTIETGVTAMTLAVLSAFDRHARRK
- the yghU gene encoding glutathione-dependent disulfide-bond oxidoreductase — encoded protein: MTDAPTTDPAEYVPPKVWTWNKASGGRFAAINRPIAGPTHEAELPVGRHPFQLYSLATPNGVKVTVMFEELLAAGHSGAEYDAWLIKIDGDQFGSGFVAVNPNSKIPALMDRSGPTPIRVFESGAILMHLAEKFDAFLPASGPARAECLSWLFWQMGSAPFLGGGFGHFYAYAPTKIEYAIDRYAMEVKRQLDVLDRRLADNEFLAGSEYTIADMATWPWYGALAKGLVYGAGEFLSVHEYKNVQRWTDAIAKRPAVKRGRMVNRISGDPASQLHERHDASDFDTKTQDKIGEPAKG
- a CDS encoding enoyl-CoA hydratase/isomerase encodes the protein MQFKHVTLDFDGPVAVLKLDHQEVMNAVSMDMLGGLGEALDAIEEKREEVRCVVLTGAGRAFCTGANLQGRNNQKPGKSNAGQSLEIGFHPFLRRLRRLHCPIVTAVNGPAAGAGMSFALMGDMILCARSSYFLQAFRRIGLVPDCGSTWLLPRMIGKARSVELSLMGDRLPAEKALEWGLVNRVYDDAVLMEEAMKLAHELANGPTIALSLIRKLYWDSPENSFEEQLNLEFESQRIAGAAEDFKEGVTAFLEKRPAKFKGK
- the htpX gene encoding zinc metalloprotease HtpX, coding for MSYLKTAILLAGLTGLFMGVGYLIGGASGATIALVIAAATNLFAYWNSDRMVLSMYGAHEVDQRTAPDLFNLVAELAGRAGLPMPRVFLMDEPQPNAFATGRNPQNAAVAVTTGLVQSVSREELAGVIAHELAHIKNHDTLLMTITATIAGAVSMLAQFGMFFGGNRDQGPGIIGSIAMMILAPLGAMLVQMAISRTREYAADDLGARICGQPLWLASALAKIANAAHVVPNVEAERNPATAHMFIINPLSGQGMDNLFTTHPSTENRIAALQQLAAQMGAHGGTLSVNARGNYPRRSPWGRTSASRGPWG
- a CDS encoding VOC family protein; translated protein: MFSHVMIGTNDLDKAKAFYDALLGTLGVRPARVDGHRIFYITKTGIFSVTKPINGQPATPANGGTIGFAADSPEQADAWHAAGIANGGTTCENPPGIREGSTGKLYLAYLRDLDGNKICAMHRMPA
- a CDS encoding SDR family NAD(P)-dependent oxidoreductase, which produces MSIFDLTGLTAVITGGNGGIGLGIAQALNAQGCNVSIWGRNGEKNKSAAATMSAGPGKVHTQVCDVSHTASVKAAMQATLDTFGRVDGCFANAGIGGGGRRAFIDRTEEEWRRMFATNLDGVFHVFQAAARHMTERAEAGDKFGRLVATSSLASLFGTARNEHYAGTKAALNALCRALAVELARYGVTANAILPGWIKSDMTSGLMANDKFVGNVMPRIPVRRFGEPADFGGIAVYIMSKASSYHTADCFVIDGGYTAF
- a CDS encoding flavin reductase family protein, with product MQYDPSDLKPRERYKVLTSFVLPRPIAWVTTIGPTGVVNAAPFSFFNVFCEDPPLCMFAANLRPDGRVKDTVINIRRTNEFVVNLTDEPLAWAMHESSGDFPPDIGEPDYLDLKLAPSTKIAVPRLADAPFAMECKTWKEIDVNGDRLLVMGEGIHFHIRDELWDHAAMRVHMERYHPIGRMFADRYCRTDDRVVFPPAEGAKTAV